The DNA sequence TTGACACAGTGCTCACATCCATCAATGCTTACGGTCCTTTCCGCTAAATTTATCTCGTGGGTGATGTCTGCCTCGGTCAGTGCCTTATGGATTCTTTCTACACATTTTTCACAATGCATATCTTCTGCTTTTAATACTGTCATAATCATTCCTCCTGTTTCATTTACTTTTATTCTTTATTACTTCATCAGCTTTTGAATGGTGCTGCAAAGTTCATCTACTACCTCTTCATTTCCTGCCTTGATGTTCTCTACTACGCAGGACTTGATATGCTCGGAAAGCAGGCACTTCGAAAAACTGTTCAAGGCTGACTGAATCGCCGATACTTGCGTAAGAATATCTACACAATAGCGATTATCCTCTACCATGGCCTTTACTCCTCTGACCTGTCCTTCTATTCGATTCAATCGATGAATCATATC is a window from the Roseburia sp. 499 genome containing:
- a CDS encoding heavy-metal-associated domain-containing protein, yielding MTVLKAEDMHCEKCVERIHKALTEADITHEINLAERTVSIDGCEHCVKTAIETLDDLGFEAVVVE
- a CDS encoding metal-sensing transcriptional repressor; this translates as MEEKEMQECTKDCCCCEKKKERSAEEIKDMIHRLNRIEGQVRGVKAMVEDNRYCVDILTQVSAIQSALNSFSKCLLSEHIKSCVVENIKAGNEEVVDELCSTIQKLMK